GACGGTGTCCTTGGTGCGGCCGGTGATGCGGATGCCGCCGCGCCCGTCGTGACGGGCGAGGTCACCGGTGTCGAACCAGCCGTCCTCGTCGCACGACGACGCGTACAGCTCCTCCCGCCGCAGGTAGCCCAGGCATTGGGCGGGTCCGCGGACCCGCAGTACGCCGGTCTCCTCCCGGCCGGGGAGCGGGTCGATGCGCAGTTCCATGCCGGCGATCGGGCTCCCGTCGCTGTGCGCCGCCCAGTCCACCGGGTCGTCCGGGCGGCTGATCGTGACCGCGCCGTTCTCGGACATGCCCCACAGTGAGAACAGGCGCCGCCCGAACACCTCGCCGACCTCCCGGACGAGCCGCGTCGGGATCGGCGCGGACCCGCCGACCACCCGGCGCAGGGCGCCGAGGTCGCGCGGCTCGGCGCGCTGCGCGTCCACCAGCGGCCGCAGGAAGTGCGGCGGGGCGTACAGGTAGGTCACCCGGTGCTCCGCCAGCAGGTCCGCCGTGGCCGCCCCGTCCGTGGAGTCCTGGAAGACCGCGGTGCCGCCGAGCGCGAGCGGCATCAGCATGCCGCGCACGAACCCGGTGTAGTGGGTGTACGCGGCGACCATGGTCACGACGTCCGCGCCGCCCAGGCCGAAGATCTCGGCTTCGCCTCGGATCGGCGCGTACAGGGTGTTCTGGCTGTGCAGAACGCCCTTCGGTTCACCGGTGGTGCCCGACGTGAAGAGGATCAGGTACGGCTCGTCCGGGCCGAGCTCCCGGCCTTCGAGATCCGCCCCGCGCGTCTTCTCCCACGGGGTGCCGAAGAAGAACTCGTGCAGGTCGAGGACGCCCTGGAGGCGCGGTTCGCCCGACACCACGACGTGCTCGAGCGACGGCAGTCCGGCGGCGAGCCGCAGGCCGAGCTCGCCCGGCGCCTCGCCGCCGAACTCGGCGAGCGTGATGAAGACCCGGGACTCCGTCAGGCGGAGGTAGGCGGCCAGCTCCCGCTCCCGGTAGACCGGGAGCAGCGGGCAGATCCGCGCCCCGGCGCGCAGGCAGCCCAGCGCGAGCACGGTCAGTTCCCAGCCGTTGGTGAGGTGGACGGCGACGGTGTCGCCGGGGCGCACGCCCAGTTCGATCAGCGCCCCGGCGCAACGGTCGGTCAGCAGGGCGAGTTCGGCGTAGTCGAGGGTGCGGGTGTCCCCCGGGCCGG
The nucleotide sequence above comes from Actinomadura algeriensis. Encoded proteins:
- a CDS encoding AMP-binding protein yields the protein MSEEYRRRGWWRDETFLDDLRRHAREHPGEAAVVARRTGPGDTRTLDYAELALLTDRCAGALIELGVRPGDTVAVHLTNGWELTVLALGCLRAGARICPLLPVYRERELAAYLRLTESRVFITLAEFGGEAPGELGLRLAAGLPSLEHVVVSGEPRLQGVLDLHEFFFGTPWEKTRGADLEGRELGPDEPYLILFTSGTTGEPKGVLHSQNTLYAPIRGEAEIFGLGGADVVTMVAAYTHYTGFVRGMLMPLALGGTAVFQDSTDGAATADLLAEHRVTYLYAPPHFLRPLVDAQRAEPRDLGALRRVVGGSAPIPTRLVREVGEVFGRRLFSLWGMSENGAVTISRPDDPVDWAAHSDGSPIAGMELRIDPLPGREETGVLRVRGPAQCLGYLRREELYASSCDEDGWFDTGDLARHDGRGGIRITGRTKDTVFRNGFFVPTTEMEEILARHPGVEEAAVIGLPVLGGADQTICAVVRPASADGRIGLGEARALLRDAGMTAFFWPERLEFVDALPRAAATGKVRKVDLRDRFA